Part of the Lolium rigidum isolate FL_2022 chromosome 6, APGP_CSIRO_Lrig_0.1, whole genome shotgun sequence genome, tcgggatggtgctattagtgactctagctctcttctatgtgattgtactttagatgatcgatcttgtgtaaccactagctcatttgcgactttgtaaccccgtaactCGTCTAATAttcgaaatcttgtgaatcatggaggctaatgtgaagaactatgtattgaTATACTATGATGTTGTTTATATGTGTATTTGTGCTGTATATTGTTCTATACAACCTGTACAACTACCAGCCAGAAAtgcaaaaaataaaaacgaaaaactagcagtggcgcactggtggACCCTGAGTGGCGCAcgaccactaagtagcagtggcgcactagtctgGGACTCGTGGCGCACTACTCGGTGATCCCCTTcgaaagtagcagtggcgcaccgaagctactagcaatggcgcacgtctgagatacaacagtggcgcacctcgACAACCAGCAATAGCGCACCAGCTCGaggtaacagtggcgcaccccaggaggcagtagtggcgcaccaaccactgagagtagtggcgcactgctgctcAACAACACTGGCGCACCCatttggagtaatagtggcgcatCGCCAGACATTTCAATGGCGCACGGcgcagtgcgccactgttacttagggtagttgtggcgcaccagtagtgcgccactactaaaacttagcagtggcgtgatagtagtggcgcaccagcagtgcgccactgatggggaatagtggtgcgccactgaatagctttttcctagtagtggtgggttcgacaacctttcttattgaaaagtacaacaattgatctcctgcacttgggagccatcaaatttgcactttatttcttcatttttcatcatgttgatgtcttgaagataaacttgagggctcacttcatcttcatcttcaagacatatttGACACtttatattcttcatcaatttcttcttattacaaccttgaagccaacatatggttcaagcattgcctatgaataactcctacaaatataacccaatgcaaacattagtacaCAAGAATTATCATTAAttatcaaaaccacacatagaagctccatgcactttcagaggAGCGCTGGCACGCGTGTCTGACACCTTGTCCGTATGGGCCGGCACGGGAGTGCAAATTAATGTATTAGTTTTTGAAAATAGCCAGGGACTTATGGAAAGCCCCAGTGTGAGCCAAAAACATGCCACTATCCAAATAGACCTATAGGATCACTATTTAGACCGCAGATcgcgggtggagatgctctgagaatTTGGAAATAGGCGGGAGATGCTCTCAGCATTTGCAAAACCTTACGCGACAAGCAAGGACTTTAGTGTAATTTACCTGTCAGCTGAGGATATTTCTGTAATCTGTGGGTCCTGTTGGCCCCACCCTTGTAATTGTACTTAATTAGTCCAGAGAAagtcgcaaaaaaaaaacatgtcgcAGCATTTGGAAATTGGGCTATAGCCTATAGGCCGAACTGGGCGGGTGTGTTCTATGAATCCGACGCGGTTTTTCTTGTTTCGTTCCGATGGGCCGCAAATCTCAAACCGGTCCCTcgagagtgagagtgagagagagagagcctatTTCTGAGCTTATCCCCATACCTACCTGTCATCACTTCAAAATTGCAGAGCCATTCGCTTCGCTCTTCCTTCCCACCGGCCACCACGCCTCATCAGCCATGGCCGCCTCCTTCTTccaccctctcctccctcccaagCCCGTCCTCCCCACTCCCGCTCCCAAACCCCAACTCCCCCTTACCACCACCGCCGTGCGCTGCACCGCGTCGCCCAATTCCAAACCgcccactaccaccaccacaaaCACAAAGCCCACCCAGCAAGAGAGCACCCAGGAGCAAGAACCCACCCCGGACGAGGCCAACGCCAACCCCCGCAGCATCCCCGACGACGAGACCCCGCCGTCGGCGACGGCGACCACCTCCTTCTCGGTGGTCCGCCGCATCCCGTCCGCCATCTCCACGGACGGCCGCCTCCGCCGGACGGCGCTGACGCAGGAGGAGCCGCCCAACTTCGAGATCGGCTGGAAGCGCACCAAGCCCGTGCCCCCGGAGAAGCCCAAGGGCTGGGCCATCGCCGACTTCCTCGAGAAGCTCGAGGGCCTGATGGCGCGCGGCCGGTACGGGTCCGGCCCGCTGCTGGGCACCGTGGCGGGCGTCGTCACCGAGCGCGCTCGGGAGGAGGCGGAGATCCTCATGGCCGAGGGcggcgtcgacgagcgcgtcgccACGGAGCTCTTCCGCGTGCTGCGCCTCGTCGAGATGGACGTCGAGATGGTCAAGGCCGCCGTCAAGGAGGAGACCGTCAAGGAGCGCGTCGAGACGGCGCGCGCGCGCTGCCGCCAGGCCATCCTCGTTGCGCTCTCGCTCTGACTCCCTCGCACGCACGCTCGCTAGGTGTAATTTACACAACTTCCAATTTGTATACTCCTACTTTACGACGAGAGTCATCAGACAGAAGCTCACGATTAAGGTTCTGAGCAATAGAAAATTGCATTCGCTGCACTTGTCAATACTATGCTAGTTTGATACCTTCTGATATGGTGTTCCATAGAATGCTGCTGTGGGCACGAGTCATAGATTTGCACTATTATGGTAGTAATTGTAGCCAGACTTTAGCCAGAGTATTTGGGGATAAGATTGGACCCTACGTGCAATTTGAGATGAATAATCAGGGGAGTGCGTCTATTACTTACCTCTCTATTCAAGTTTCAGTTGACACAGCTTCAATATTGCTGCGTGTGGTTAAGTTGTTTTCAACCAGGCGCTAACTGAACATGAGGTTGGATATGACAGGCTTCCATTGTATTTTTTCTCCTCTGGTTTGATTGGGCATTCCGATCCCCGGGAGCTGCCCGGGAGAACAGGACAGCAATGGTTTGCTGCGATATGCGATAAGAGTATCTGGGTGTtagacaagagaagaagaaatcgACAGATACAAAATCTGGTCAGAATTGAGCTCCACTCAATCAAAACTGACAGCGGGATGTCTTATTTCAGGGATCATCCAAATGCTTAGGGGAGAGGTAAAGACTCAGGATGTAACTTTTCCAGCCATTAACAGTATGAAGGATAACCCTAAATCATACAGAGTAAACATGGTGGTAAATCAGTGGACAAGGCCACAAGGGTGTGTTCCGGGAAATGGGCGGTGATAGTTCACGGGATCAGGAACGCGAGAAGATTTACCAAGTCAAGAAAATGGTTGTTGTGACTGTTTTGAGGGCTCTTGTGGCTGTTGTGACTGTTGTGACTGTTGACAATTCAATTAAAGATCAGCTTGTTGTTGTTCCAGTGAAGGAGGTTACATGCGTCATTTTGTCAGAGTTGGCGAATGCTGGGGAGGATGATGGGGTTTCAGAAACACATAAGAACCAGAAGAACGATGCTTTGAACCCGATCGGCAGGTCCGGCGGTGGCTGCAGTGGAGCAGCCCCGCCATACACAATGAACATGCTATGCTGGAAGTGTCGAGTCCTTGGGTTGGACTCGACAGTTGGTGGGCTTCAGTGTTTACTGAAGCTTTACCGACCTCTTCTTGTCAGAAACTGAGATGAGTGAGCAATGTCATGTGCTCCTTGGGATTTTCCAATTGTTTTTCTGTGAGTTGTGAAGGTTGAGTGGAGGCTTGGCCCTCTTTTAGAGTGCATCTTACTCTGTTCCTCTTAAAGGTTACAATAGTCACTGTATCCATGTTGATATTATTGGGGAAGAGTCTGTACCTTGTCGCGCTTCTTTCGTAGTTTCGTTTATGGTGAACCCCGCCGTAAGCTGCGACTTGAGTTTTGGACCCTTTTGCAGGCTGCGAGGCCAATATCATCTACTGGGGATCTGCTGTGGAGACTTCAACGAAGTGGTTATTTCTGGATGAACACACCGGTTCTATAGGCTGAACTGATGCCCAGCTAACAGCCTTTTGTGATTCCCTGGAGGATTGTGGCCTTGGTGATGCGGGCTTTTCTGGTCCAAAATATACTTGAAGAATCGCAAGTCGCCGACTTCTAGACCATGCTGTAGCGAATGGAGCACTTTCTCAGAGATTTGACGACTGCCATGTGAAGAATACTATAACGACAAGTCTCAACTTGAGAACAGAGAACATGCCAGTTCAGcatgattttgatttttttttgtgaaagcAGCATGATTTTGAATTTGAGGCAATGTGACTCAAAGCTCCTAACTATGAACACACCTTAACACAATTCTGGACAAGTAGTTCTGGTGGACCTCTGTCTCTTCATGCCACCTTGCTACTTTGCTCCAAGTTGCTGGTACTTCGAGAAAATCGAACAAGGTTTCGTTTGGTTCTGTCAGTCAGGAAACCAGGAAACTTAAGAAGAGAATTAAAACAATCAGATTGGGTGTTGACACTGATGCTTCAATGCAAGAAGAGCGGTGCATTGAACATCGTCTCTGCGAACTATTTGAGAGAGAAGAGGTCATTGCACGTCAATGGTTGAGAGGCGAGTGGCTTCGTGAAGGTGATCTGAGCACTGCATTTTTCATGCAAGAGCATTAGCTAGACCACATGCTAACAAAATTAATTTCATCATCCAACCTGATGGCTCGCGCTGTGAGACTCAAGGAGCTATTAAGAGTGCAGTGCAGGGCTTCTATGAGAACTTGTTCACATCTGAAGATTGTGATGTGGAGACTGTTCTTCAAGGTATACCACAGAAAGTGGATGCACATATGAATGGAGAACTGTGTCAGCCATATGCCGATGAGGAGGTTAAAGCTGCATTTTTTTTCAACATGGGTCCCACTAAGGCCCCTGGCCTTGATGGATATCCTGCTCTATTCTATCAACTCTCATGGGCATGTATTTGGAGAGGAAACTTGCAATGTTGTTAGAGGCTCCTTGCGAGGTGATGAGATTCGTGATGGGCTTTGTGATTCTGTGGTGGTAGTTATCCCTAAGGTTTTACGGCCTCTGCATTTCAGCAATTTCCATCCAATCAGCCTCTGGAATTTGTTATACAAGATAACATCTCAAGTCTTGGCTAATAGACTGAAGGTCTTTCTATCAGATATTATCTCTGAATGTGAAAGTGCTTTTGTTCCAAATAAGTCGATTGCTGACAGTGCACTTGTGACCTTTGAATGTCTTCACATCATCAAGAGAAAACATACCAAATGACCGTATTTTGTATTCAGAAGGCATATGACCGTGTATAGTGAGCAACTACTTCGTGATGCGATCACAGGTTCctcacgaggggttagtatagaccacctcgaacaagttcatcgttacagaccggggatcaggttgtagcaagtcctagctaatggagggatacaagatcacctcccaaaatcagcggatcatgagaagaaagcagaagcactaagcaggaaaTTGGTTGCGGAGCCAGGTCCTATAGCTGCTCCTCTCCGGTGACTGCAACTTACGGTAGACGGCATACTCGGCttcattgtctgcaatgaagtcgatagccctgaccaacaagttaggctggaacagctgcgccttgcaggcgaaccggggagtgaagatcgtcttcatctgagtGTAGTTGGTGATCGGGGTGCCGACGTACTGACGATGCTTCGGGTACCGCTGCAATCGACAAGGAACACCTGTTAGTGCGGACGCCATTGACATGTATATACTTTCAGATCGATGCAGGAGCTCAATGAGGATTCGTACCAGGATATACTCGTCCGCGGCCCCTTCATCACCGTCGTAGAAGCAGCAACCAGCTTCGCTCCAGTCCAGaatgcgatcggatttcatcttcatGATGACGCTCCACTTTGTtctccagtttctgatgtggttgtacagcTAAAGAGTGCTGACATGTACGCCGACAAATGCAAGAACATCCGCGGCTACCTTCTTCTGCTGctccttgaatcccatgttgaagcagACGCCGCTACGGATGAGCTGAATCAACCGGTTCAGCACAAATTCTgatagctcaggtttccaaacTATGGCTAGTTTGCTTGCTATCAGAGATGGCTGAGCATTCATAGTTGGCGCAAACATATCAATAAACTAGCAGATCAATAAACTACCACATGGACATCCTTAAGAACTAGCAGATCTATgaactaccagtaccacatcAAAGAACAACGAGGTAGGTAAGATCGGTCTTACAGTCAAAGGAGCCACACGCATCACCGAGGTaggggaagcaggggaccctggCGAAGATGCAGGCAACACCACCGTCCCAGTGGAAGATGCAGACAACACCACCGTCCCCGTCGTAGAGTCAGATGGAACCTGGAAAACCTCGACAACCTCCACCGGCGATgaaggaatgtcctacaatggattcgttcagaccccggttgtgtacccataagatctagatctaaggctagggtttgcagaagcttaccacaaccgaagtcatcgacgcagacgaagaagacgaccatcctccgcggccagtagccgccgccacagccgccgtcgccgccgcaagtctcgccgaccgtgcgggtgaggtagagccgaccatgtcgctagatcggggatgctggatgagctcgaaatggggaaatgggggatttggatttcccggtgagagagccgcccctatatacggtggagaaaattcaagcgcggtgaccgaattcatggCGCTGAGATTTCGCCGTCCCGCGCGAGCTCTCGCCATCTCCTGCGGTGGCtctgcgaggacgccgcgtgctccacttctgcggaaacggagatggctcgctagaaacggccgaaccgggcgttcctccatggcctagcccgagggtgctttgagaaccgattCCTGCAAGAACGCAACGTCTATTAGGTAACCAAACTGGCCGAAAAATGTTGGGCCGATGCGAGCCGAGGAgcatgcagcctaccaaacgcgcccataaAGTCGTACTATGCGTCCTTTCAAGTGGTAAGTCAGTCCATGTGGTGGTTTTGGTCATAACATGTCACCATTGAGTTTGGAAAACATTGTAACAATTCTCCGCTGTTGTTCTGACTTCGCGATCAGTTGTTTCTACGGCTACTAAGTATTAGTTCATTTCTcatcttcggatcttgcttcttGTGTTGTATACCTTCATATATGTAGTTACCATGGTGAAAACTGTCGTCCAAATTGGTAAATGAGCACAATAGTAGTTTGACAAATCAGTAAATGCCAAGGAGCATGCCAAATATGGAAGTACCTAGACATTTAGAGTAGCACTCGCTTCATCAGAGTAAGAGCATCTAGAAGATATCATCCAAATTGGTAAAAAAATATCATCCAAACTGGTCATCTTATTTAGCATAAGCATTTATACAATAGCACTCATTTAAATAGAAAAAACACCTGAGTTTTTTTCCCACTGAATATGAATATTGTTCCAGAGTAAATTGAAGGTAACCAGTTAACACATGTTCTCTGAATCATGGAAACCTGATATTCTCTATAAAGCTAAAGTCAGTTTTACATGTTAGCGGGGCAATGACCGAAGCAAAATCCACCACATAATATGGTAGTAGGATAAATAAAAATAACTGAAGCAAAATCCACCACAAAAATTAGCAGTGTTAGCGGGGCAATGACTGAATTATAAACAATTGGGACTTGGGAGAGGTCAAGAACGGATATTAGCACACTCTGATAAAGCACTCTGTTTATTATTCACAACAAATTATGAAAATTCAGAAACTAAGAAAGCTTTTTTTAGATGAATTAAGAAAGCATTACCGCAAAAGAAAACAATGAAAGCAACCCTTTCCCTATTAATATGGTGAATCCTCACAAGAATGGTAAACAAATCAGAGTAGCAGTTGCAACGGCACCTGCTCAATGTTTCTTTGGACTACAAATATACTCCATTCAGTATAAATGTCATTAAATGAAAATTAAGGAAAACAGATATATAAAATGATATGTAATATTCACACCTACATTCCAGGAGTTATTTCTGAACATAGTGAACCATATTCATAATCAAATAGAAGTGGTTACTGACAACCACGTTGAAATTGCCAGCTTTAGGGAGAAAAATCTTGAGGCGAATGGTTATATTAAGCTCATATCGC contains:
- the LOC124661619 gene encoding platelet glycoprotein Ib alpha chain-like, translating into MAASFFHPLLPPKPVLPTPAPKPQLPLTTTAVRCTASPNSKPPTTTTTNTKPTQQESTQEQEPTPDEANANPRSIPDDETPPSATATTSFSVVRRIPSAISTDGRLRRTALTQEEPPNFEIGWKRTKPVPPEKPKGWAIADFLEKLEGLMARGRYGSGPLLGTVAGVVTERAREEAEILMAEGGVDERVATELFRVLRLVEMDVEMVKAAVKEETVKERVETARARCRQAILVALSL